The genomic window TCGGATAAGCCTTGCAGAGGAGCATAAAATGAGAGCCATGATCACGGTAACTCTTTGCTTAGCCGGTATGCTGGGGTTTTGGGGAGCTGGAATTGCCGGAAGCCCGGATCAAAGTCAAATCGACGTCAACGATGAAGACGCGTTTTCCTGCACGGATTCTGCGGTGTCGGCAATCGAGGCGGCCGCTGCCCCTCCTGCTGCTGTTCCAAAGACGGGACAGAGGATAACTTATGGACCGAGAGACGACGGTCAGCTGCGGAAGGGAGTTGCCTGGCCGATACCCCGCTTTACCGACAAAGGGAACGGAACGGTGAGGGATAACCTGACAGGCCTGATCTGGCTGAAGGATGTGAACTGCAAGAAGTTCTATGCCGGCGATACGGGCACGAGCAACTCTCGAAGCTGGAACAGCGCCCTCGTCTCCGCAAACAGGTTGAAAAGTGGCTATTGCGGCCTCAGCGACGGCTCAGTTGCGGGCAATTGGCGCCTGCCCAATGTGAGGGAGTTGGAAAGCCTGACGGCCTACCGATTCTGGGATCCGGCTTTGTCGAACAGGGCTGGAACCGGGCATTGGAGCGAGGGAGATCCTTTCCTGGGCGTAACCTGGGCAAGAACTCCCTGGTCTTCAACCACTTGTGCAGCCAATTCGAACACTGCCTGGATCTACGACTTCAGCTTCGGCTATCCGGCCGGCGCTTCAAAAACCGGTTCGTGGGGGGTGTGGCCGGTTCGATGAATACAAGCTGAAATCATCTGCACATTTCGATGCCCCTGTTTGTGGTACCATGCTCGAAGCTGGACTTCGATTCGCCTTTGTGGTGATCTCAGCCGCAACAGGTGCATCAGACGATTCAAATCGCAACCCGTCAGAGGCAGCCGGAAGCGGCGTCGGGCATCGGGCCCCCGCGCTCCATCCCGATCGTTAACAGGGTCTCCCGGTGCCCGAGAGGGAATTCCACATGCACAACGCTTCGAGCAAGACCCGCTGGAAAGCAAGCGAGCCGTAGTCCATCCATTCGTCCGGGCGCCGGACTTGGCGGGATCCCGGCGCGCAGTTCCGGTGCGCAATTCCACTCCCTGCCCGCTCCCGGACGTCAGGAGCCCTTGCGAAACGCGGCCTCCTTACCCGCCTCGAGAGCCTTTTGGGGCTCGATGAGACCGTAGAGCTGGATAAATTTGGCCACGAGCCCGGTCCAGCCGGTCTGGTGGCTTGCTCCAAGCCCCGCACCGTTATCACCGTGGAAGTACTCGTAGAAGTGAATGTGATCGCGCCAGAGGGGGTCGCTCTGAAACTTCTGCGTCCCGCCATAGACAGGCCGTCGGCCGGATTCGTCGCGGGTGAAGATTCGAGTGAGCCGGTCGGCGATCTCCTTGCTCACTTCGAAGAGGTTCATCATCTTGCCGGACCCCGTGGGGCATTCAATTTTGAAGTTATCGCCGTAATAAAGGTAGAAACTCAGAAGCGCCCGGATGATGAGCGCGTTCACCGGCATCCAGATCGGCCCCCGCCAGTTGGAGTTGCCGCCGAACATACCGGTGTTCGACTCGGCCGGCAGGTAGTCCACCCGATGTTCCTGGCCGTGCACGTGGAAGATGTACGGGTGCCGGTCGTGGAACTTGGAGAGCGAGCGGATGCCGTAGGGGCTCAGGAACTCGTCCTCGTCAAGCATCCTGGTGAGGATGCGCTGGAGCCGTTCCGGGTTGACCAGAGCGATGATCCCCCGCTCCGCCACGCCGAAATGACCCGGCCCCGTGGGGTGAATCGGCTCCATAAGCTCCGGCATGCGGCGCAGACGCTCATGCAATTGTCCCATCGCCCGCGGAATGCGTTCCCTCTGCCATTTGTCGACGACCGTGGTGGCGCAAAGGGGCAAGAGACCCACCATCGAACGCACCTTGAGCCTCTGGGCGCTGCCGTCGGGAAGTCTCAGAATGTCGTAGTAAAAGCCGTCTTCCTCGTCCCACATGCCCTCCTGACCGGGACGGTTCATGGCGCCGGCGATATAGTAGAAGTGCTCTATGAATTTTACGACCATGTCCTCGTAGGCGCGGTCGTGAGTGGCGAGCTCCACGGCGAGCTCCGCCATGTTCTGAGTGAAAAGGGCCATCCACGCCGTTCCGTCCGCCTGCTCGAGGTGGCCTCCCGTCGGAAGCGGGGCGCTGCGGTCGAAGACGCCGATGTTGTCGAGCCCCAGGAAGCCTCCGTCGAAGACGTTCTTGCCGAAGCGGTCCTTTCGGTTCACCCACCAGGTGAAGTTCAGCAAGAGTTTGTTGAAGGCGGTCTTGAGAAAGTCCAGGTCGACTGTGCCGCGCAGGGCCTGCTCGGTGCGGTGCAGGAAAAGTGTCGCCCAGGCGTGGACCGGGGGATTCACGTCGCTGAAGTTCCACTCGTAGGCGGGGATCTGGCCGCTGGGATGCAGGTAGACTCCACGGAGCATCAGCTCCATCTGCTCCTTGGCGAAGTCGGGATCGGCGATGGCGATGGGCAGCGTGTGAAAGGCGAGGTCCCAGGCGGCGTACCAGGGGTACTCCCACTTGTCGGGCATCGAGATGATGTCCTCGTTCATCATGTGGAACCACTCCCGGTTCCGGAACTCCCGGCTCCCCGTATGGAGCGGGTTGGCGCGGTGTTCGTCCAGCCATTGGTCACCGTCGAAGAAATAGAACTGCTTGCTCCACATCATGCCGGCGATGGCTTGGCGCATGACGTTGGCCGCGTCCGGGGAGACCGAAGGCGGGGTCACCGACCGGTAGAACTCGTCCGCCTCCCGGATGCGGGCCGTCATAGTCTCGTCAAAGTCCGGCCCGAACGGGGATGCGGAGGCTTTTGTTTTCCGGCCTTTTCCGGCAGGGGGCCCTCCGACGAGCCGCAGCCGCACCCTCGCCGATTGGCCGGGGCCTAAGGTGAGCCGGTAGTGGGCGGCCAATTTCGTTCCCGCCTTCTCGGGGTTCACCGCGCCCTGCTGACCCAGCACCACGCAGTTGTTTATGCCGTCTTTCACGTACGGGCCGGCGTTTGGGTAATCGGGGAAGAGCCGCTCATTGTTCGTTTCGTTTTCGGTGAAGAGCAGCGGCACATCTCCCTGGCAGTACAGGGTGTATTCGCCTCCGAGCGGATGTGCGCCAACAGCCGCCATCACGCCCGGTGACCCGTCTATTTGCCGGAGCCGCGGTTTCTCCGACGGCCTTGAAATCCACGAAGCCCAGTCGTTGCGGAACCACAGGGTCGGCAAGAGGTGCAGTTGGGCCTCTTCCGGTCCTCGGTTTACAGCGGTAATTTGCACCAGGATGTCTTCAGTGCCCTTTTTGGCGTATTCAACGAAAACGTCGAAATAGCGGTCGCCGTCGAAGACACCGGTGTCGAGGAGCTCGTATTCCATCTCGTCCCGGGTGCGCCGGCCGTTCGTCTCCACCAGGTCCTCGTAGGGGAATGCGGCCTGGGGGTACTTGTAAAGAAACTTCATGTAGGAGTGGGTCGGCGTGCTGTCGAGGTAGAAGTAATACTCCTTGACGTCCTCGCCGTGGTTGCCCTCGCTGTTGGTCAAGCCGAAGAGGCGTTCCTTGAGAATGGGGTCCCTGCCGTTCCAAAGGGCCAGGGCAAAGCAGAACCGCTGCTTGTTGTCGGAAAGGCCGGCGATGCCGTCCTCACCCCAGCGGTAGGTCCGCGAGCGCGCCTGGTCGTGCGTGAAATAGTTCCAGGCGTCGCCATTTTCGCTGTAATCCTCGCGGACCGTCCCCCACTGCCGCTCGCTGAGATACGGCCCCCACTTCTTCCAGTCCGCCTTTCCTGCGCGGGATTCCTCCAGCCGTATGGATTCTGCGGTCATGTGCTCCCTCCCGATTCTCATATTCCAGGTTGGATGTGTTCCTCACAAAACCATTTCCCGAAAGCCCCCGGGAGTGAGCAGGCAGGTCGTCCCTTAAGAGAACAGGGGCTGCGTTGGGCTTCTCTGCCTGCCACGGCAGGTTTTCAACGGTCTTTCCCCTCGCTGCGAGGGATACCGGTGGTACAATCGCATGCGAATCGCATCGTCGCAGGTTAGCGGCGAAACTCCGCCGGGAATACGGAATCCGTATCGAAAGTGCTGATTGCTCCCGGAGCATGGCCAAATCGTCTGCATGAGATCATCTTGACCTGACCGAGTGCCGGTTGCCGTCACTGGTGAACAGAGGACCTGCGCCGCGTTGGGAGGAGAAGGCGAGATGAACGTCCGAAAGAGCTCATGGAGTATCTCAATGATGAGTTCTCTACTCAAAGAAGTCAAGCATAGTCCGTTGCTGTGCCTTTTCCCTTTCGTGCAAGCGGTGTTTGCCGTTCGGAAGCTCTATCGCAGGATTGTGTCGGGGAAGGACGGGGCCGTGCGCATCACGTCTTATACGAAGTTACCTAGAAAACAGACTCCCTCGGGAGTCTGTTTTCATGCTTCGCGGGTGTCGCAGGGGGCATGGATAATTGCGTTCAAGATGGATCTTTCAAGCACAAAAGAGCGGGGGAATGATTCCCCCGCACCCCCCAAGTTTCGGCCACACGCGCAAGCGCGTGAGGCCGAGTGCTCGGCGCTGTCGGCGACTGGCCGAAGGCCGCCGCCGCAGCGCCACACGGAGCCGCGAAGCGGCGAGGGGGTGTGGGGGATACGTCCCCCACGCTTTTAGAGTATCATCTCTTATGAACGCAGATCCGTATTACCTGACAGATGCTTTCCGCTCTCCGGATCCATAACTCAACCACACGCCGGGAACTTCCCCGCCTTTGGGGGAATCTTCACAGATCGGAGCTCCCTGGGGTTTACTGCCCATACTTAACCCTCTATGGCCGTGCAGAAGAAGGAACGGAATGGAAATCGTCGGAACTTTCATGGTATTTAAGGTGAGCGAGAAATACTAAGTGTCCCCCGGCGAAGACGGCGGCTTTGCGATTGCTGCCCGCTCAAAGGGGGCTACCCGCAATCCTTTATGGTCAAAACCTCAAAACCCGTTTGAGGGGTGAAGCTCATTGCGGCAGCGTACCCCGGCACCCGACTCGGTACCCTCAGAGGAGACGACCGTGGCGAGCCCCAAAATTACCGGCACTGACCGGCACCTACACTTACGGCCCCGTCGCAGTTGCGATAACGGCGATCTGCCGCTCGCGTATGCTGCCACTATCGCCGCTTCCGGCGCCGAGATCGTGAAGGAACTGGCCGGGAGTGAGAGCAAGACGACAGCCGTCTCCGTCGCCCTCGTCGATCACGAGCGCCTCCTCTGGGCGGAGGCGTTCGGCTCCATCGACCGGGCCCACGGTGCAGCGCCTACCACGGAAACCCTCTTCTGCATCGCTTCCTGCAGCAAGGTGATCGCCGCGGTTGCCGCGATGATCCTGGTCGATCGAGGGATGGTGGAACTCGATGCCCCGCTGGTCCGCTACGTGACCGATTTCCGCATGGCCGACGACGAACCGTGGCGTGACATCACCGTGCGCATGCTGCTCAACCACTCGTCCGGACTCCCCGGCATCCATTTCCCAAACGTTCTCACCGTTGTGCCGTTCCATGGTTACGCCGCCCAGGTTCGGGACATGCTGGCCACCGAACGCCTCAAGCACGCGCCGGGCGAGATGGCGGTGTACGGCAACGACGGCTTTATGCTGGTCGAATGCCTGGTCACCGCAGTCACCGGTCAGCCATACACCGAGTTCGTCGAGCAGGAAATCCTGAAACCGCTGGGGATGAATCACAGTCGCTTCGCCCTGGAACCCTTTGCCCCCGGCAGCTTTGCCCCCGGGCTGGATGAAGCGGGGCGGCCCGAGCCGCAGGAATACACCAACATCTATTCCAGCGGCCTCTTCTCGACGCCGAGCGATCTGGGAAACCTGGCGATGATGTTCCTCAATGGCGGCCGGCGGGGGGGCCGGCGCATTCTCTCCGCAGCAGCCGTGGCCGAGATGGGTCGGGACCAGACCGTGAACCTGGCGTTCAACCCGGTCACGGATCATCACGTCCACTTTGGCCTCGGCTGGGACGGCATACTTCAGGGGGGGCTGGCGGCCGCGGGGGTGACGGGGTGGCACAAGGCGGGCGACGCCGATCATTATCACAGCTATTTCATCGTCGCCCCCGACGAGCGCCTCGCGGTCGTGGTCATGGTCACCAACAGCATGGGGATAGGGAGCATCGCCACTCCCCTGGCCGAGCGGGTTCTGCTCCACGCGCTGGCCGAGCGGGGGCGCATCGCCCGGTTGCCGGTGCCGCCGGAACCCGCCACTCTCCCGGCCATCCCGGCCGGTGACGGGGAACCGGCTGCCTTCACCGGCATCTACGCCGGCAGCTACGGCCTGTATCGGCTGGATGTCGGTGCCGATCGCACCCTGACCCTCTCGAGCTTCGTCAACGATCGTTGGCACCCCGCTCCTGAAGGACTCAGGCTTCGTCAGGATGGTCGCTTCGTGGCCGACAGCTGTCCCGAGAGGGCATACCGCGGATTTGTGGCAGCCGGCCGCCGTTATCTGGCCGTGCGTGCCCCGTTCGGGATGGGGCACTACGATATGGAACTCCCCGTCGGCCATGAACTCCTCCCCGGCCAGCCCCTGTCGGCCCGGTGGCAGGCGCGCGTCGGCAGGCGGTGGCTGACGGCCAATGAACCTTGCAGCGCCTTTCTGGCTCTGGGGCGGCAGCCTCCCCTGATTTGCCTGGGAGAGGTCCAGGGTCTTGAAGGGTACCTCGCCGTATCGCTCCGTTCAGCGGGACTTGACCTGGCACAGGTCGTCGATCCGAGGGATAGTGATCATGTCGCCCGTATGTGTCTCAAGATTCCCATCGACAACGGGTGGGGGCTCAGTGATCTGGTGATCGAGGCGAGGGAGGGAGAGGAATGGATTCTCTGGTGCGGCACCCGGTACCGCCCGCTGGAGACCGTCCCCGCTCCGGAGTCGGGGCGCGGCACGGTGACGATCGGCCCCGAAGGGCTGGGCGAGTGGTTCCGGTGCCCGGCGGCTTCAGCTCTGACCCTGGCCGGCGCGTGCTCGTGGTATCTATATAATGCGGAATTCGATCTCAAGGACTGGGGCATGGGGGAGAAGACCATTGTCGGTTCGGTCGACGATGGTTCCTACCTGCTCCTGTACGGCGCGCCGGGAACGACCGTCACGCTGACGCTGCAACCTTGAGAGTTCAGGGGGAAAGGCTGAATCTCCAAGCATATTTCTGCTGGAAACCTGGGACTGACGGTGCACGCGGCGGTTCAAAACCCGACCGTGCGCTCAAACAAAAACGGGTCACGGCATCTCGGCCGCAACCCCTTCGTATTTGCTTGGCAGGCCAGGAGGGATTCGAACCCCCAGCCCTCGGATTTGGAGTCCGATGCTCTAACCGTTAGAGCTACTGGCCTGCGAAGCGAAAAATTATATAAAGGTTTCCCGGGGCGAAGTAAAGAAAAATCTTGGACACGCGCCGAAAGCCGTGGTAGAAGGAAAACAGCGGTGCAGGCCGGGATTGATTGTGCACGTTTTCACATTCTCAGTTCGAGCTATTTTTCGCAAACATCTTGCCAAACTTCGTCGCTCTGCTTAGGTTCAACTTGAATTCACCGCGGACGCAGAATTTTCTTTCCAATTGTCTATTATCACTCTCAAAAGGGGGGGGGCGAAATGAAGATCAAATACTGCAAGAAATATGAAAAGTATGTGAGCCAACAGCATTGTGAATTCTTTAACAACGGTCTTGACTGCGAATTCTATAACCATGCCTACTGGAACAGCATCAAGGACCTTTCGGAAGACGAGAATCGCCCGAAGTGGGAAGTTAATGCTGTGATCAAGCCATACCACTGCAATCTGCTGGATCGCGAGTATCTCAACGAACGAAACCGCAGGCGTCGCCTCTACAGAAAATCTTCCGGCATACAGATCTGAACGCGCTTCCCCGTTGCTCAGACTTCATCGGCGATTGACCTCGCATTCGAGTTTGCTGACGATACCTCGGCATTGATGTTGTCGCCCGACCTGTGTTATTTAGACTGTCCACGATAGAGTCGTCCGTTTTCAAGGGGTCGTGTTTTGTGCCTTTCCTGTTTCGTGGAGCAGGAGGAAGAGTGTCCTGCTGCACACAAGCGAGCTTACACGTATGTTCAAGAAACTTCTGGTGGCCAACCGGGGCGAAATTGCCATTCGTATCATACGTTCCGCCCAGGAACTCGGAATCAAGACCGTTGCCGTCTACGAGGAGACGGACAAGACGGCGATGCACATCATGCGCGCCGACGAAGCCGTCTGTCTCGGATCGGGACCGCGCAAGGACTACCTGAACATCGACCGGATCGTCCAGGCCGCTCTGAGCACGGGTGCGGAAGCGATCCATCCGGGATACGGCTTTCTGGCGGAAAACCCGATGTTCTCGAAAAAATGCACCGACGCGGGCCTGGTCTTTGTCGGGCCTCCCCCCCAGGTCATCATCGATATGGGCAACAAGGTGGTTGCGCGCAGGATCATGAAGAATGCCGGGATCCCGGTCATCCCGGGGACCGATATCCTGGAGGAGGGTGAGCTGGGGGAGCAGGACGCCGTGGATTTCGCGGAGGAATACGGCTTCCCCATTATGGTGAAAGCGGTGGCAGGCGGTGGAGGACGCGGCATTCGGGTCGCGACGAACGTGGGCGAGCTGATCAAGGGCCTGAAGATGGCGCGTTCCGAAGCCCGGATGGCGTTCGGCAACGATGACATCTACCTGGAGAAGGGATTGGGCAATCCAAGGCACGTGGAAGTCCAGATCGTCGCCGACCGGTTTGGAGACGTGATTCACCTCGGCACGAGGAA from Syntrophobacter fumaroxidans MPOB includes these protein-coding regions:
- a CDS encoding MGH1-like glycoside hydrolase domain-containing protein encodes the protein MTAESIRLEESRAGKADWKKWGPYLSERQWGTVREDYSENGDAWNYFTHDQARSRTYRWGEDGIAGLSDNKQRFCFALALWNGRDPILKERLFGLTNSEGNHGEDVKEYYFYLDSTPTHSYMKFLYKYPQAAFPYEDLVETNGRRTRDEMEYELLDTGVFDGDRYFDVFVEYAKKGTEDILVQITAVNRGPEEAQLHLLPTLWFRNDWASWISRPSEKPRLRQIDGSPGVMAAVGAHPLGGEYTLYCQGDVPLLFTENETNNERLFPDYPNAGPYVKDGINNCVVLGQQGAVNPEKAGTKLAAHYRLTLGPGQSARVRLRLVGGPPAGKGRKTKASASPFGPDFDETMTARIREADEFYRSVTPPSVSPDAANVMRQAIAGMMWSKQFYFFDGDQWLDEHRANPLHTGSREFRNREWFHMMNEDIISMPDKWEYPWYAAWDLAFHTLPIAIADPDFAKEQMELMLRGVYLHPSGQIPAYEWNFSDVNPPVHAWATLFLHRTEQALRGTVDLDFLKTAFNKLLLNFTWWVNRKDRFGKNVFDGGFLGLDNIGVFDRSAPLPTGGHLEQADGTAWMALFTQNMAELAVELATHDRAYEDMVVKFIEHFYYIAGAMNRPGQEGMWDEEDGFYYDILRLPDGSAQRLKVRSMVGLLPLCATTVVDKWQRERIPRAMGQLHERLRRMPELMEPIHPTGPGHFGVAERGIIALVNPERLQRILTRMLDEDEFLSPYGIRSLSKFHDRHPYIFHVHGQEHRVDYLPAESNTGMFGGNSNWRGPIWMPVNALIIRALLSFYLYYGDNFKIECPTGSGKMMNLFEVSKEIADRLTRIFTRDESGRRPVYGGTQKFQSDPLWRDHIHFYEYFHGDNGAGLGASHQTGWTGLVAKFIQLYGLIEPQKALEAGKEAAFRKGS
- a CDS encoding serine hydrolase domain-containing protein translates to MASPKITGTDRHLHLRPRRSCDNGDLPLAYAATIAASGAEIVKELAGSESKTTAVSVALVDHERLLWAEAFGSIDRAHGAAPTTETLFCIASCSKVIAAVAAMILVDRGMVELDAPLVRYVTDFRMADDEPWRDITVRMLLNHSSGLPGIHFPNVLTVVPFHGYAAQVRDMLATERLKHAPGEMAVYGNDGFMLVECLVTAVTGQPYTEFVEQEILKPLGMNHSRFALEPFAPGSFAPGLDEAGRPEPQEYTNIYSSGLFSTPSDLGNLAMMFLNGGRRGGRRILSAAAVAEMGRDQTVNLAFNPVTDHHVHFGLGWDGILQGGLAAAGVTGWHKAGDADHYHSYFIVAPDERLAVVVMVTNSMGIGSIATPLAERVLLHALAERGRIARLPVPPEPATLPAIPAGDGEPAAFTGIYAGSYGLYRLDVGADRTLTLSSFVNDRWHPAPEGLRLRQDGRFVADSCPERAYRGFVAAGRRYLAVRAPFGMGHYDMELPVGHELLPGQPLSARWQARVGRRWLTANEPCSAFLALGRQPPLICLGEVQGLEGYLAVSLRSAGLDLAQVVDPRDSDHVARMCLKIPIDNGWGLSDLVIEAREGEEWILWCGTRYRPLETVPAPESGRGTVTIGPEGLGEWFRCPAASALTLAGACSWYLYNAEFDLKDWGMGEKTIVGSVDDGSYLLLYGAPGTTVTLTLQP
- a CDS encoding DUF1566 domain-containing protein, producing MRDNLTGLIWLKDVNCKKFYAGDTGTSNSRSWNSALVSANRLKSGYCGLSDGSVAGNWRLPNVRELESLTAYRFWDPALSNRAGTGHWSEGDPFLGVTWARTPWSSTTCAANSNTAWIYDFSFGYPAGASKTGSWGVWPVR